In the Sediminibacter sp. Hel_I_10 genome, one interval contains:
- a CDS encoding ABC transporter permease: protein MTYLHNIGSYFIMIAEMFRKPTKWSVMRILILKDIDDLIIGSLGIVSFISFFVGGVVTIQTALNIDNPLIPKYLIGFATRQSVILEFAPTFISIIMAGKMGSYITSSIGTMRVTEQIDALEVMGINSLNYLVFPKLMALMLYPFVISIAMFLGIVGGMAAAVFGGFGTLDNFVTGVQTDFIPFHMAYAFIKTFVFGFILATVPSFYGYYMKGGALEVGKASTTSFVWTSVLIILFNYILTSLLLS, encoded by the coding sequence ATGACCTACCTTCATAATATAGGCTCATATTTTATTATGATTGCCGAAATGTTCCGCAAACCCACCAAGTGGTCGGTTATGAGGATTTTAATTTTAAAAGACATCGATGATCTTATTATAGGATCACTGGGTATTGTATCGTTTATCTCATTTTTTGTGGGAGGTGTGGTCACCATACAAACCGCATTAAATATAGATAATCCACTTATCCCAAAGTACCTTATTGGTTTTGCAACAAGACAATCTGTTATTTTGGAATTTGCACCGACCTTTATTTCTATCATTATGGCGGGTAAAATGGGATCTTATATTACTTCTAGTATTGGGACCATGCGTGTAACAGAACAGATCGATGCGCTTGAAGTCATGGGTATTAACTCACTTAATTATTTGGTGTTTCCAAAACTAATGGCGCTCATGCTATACCCTTTCGTTATTTCTATTGCTATGTTCTTAGGGATTGTAGGTGGCATGGCTGCAGCTGTTTTTGGAGGCTTTGGTACCTTAGATAATTTTGTTACTGGTGTGCAAACCGATTTTATCCCTTTTCATATGGCCTATGCTTTTATCAAGACCTTTGTTTTTGGTTTTATTTTAGCCACAGTACCTTCGTTTTATGGATATTACATGAAAGGTGGTGCTTTAGAAGTAGGAAAAGCGAGTACAACATCATTTGTTTGGACCAGTGTCTTGATTATTTTGTTTAATTACATCTTAACGTCCTTATTACTGAGCTAA
- a CDS encoding ABC transporter ATP-binding protein — protein MIEVNNIEKSFGDARILKGISTTFEKGQTSLVIGQSGSGKTVFLKCLLGLFKPDGGEIIYDDRPLSTITDDDRRNLRAEMGMVFQGSALFDSMTILENVMFPLRMFTKQSKSEMADRADIVLKRVNLEGAHKKMPSEASGGMQKRVAIARAIVNNPKYLFCDEPNSGLDPKTAMVIDNLIQEITAEYNMTTIINTHDMNSVMEIGEKIVFLKDGLKEWEGSRDNIFKTDNQAVTDFVYSSELFKKVQKMYLDEDH, from the coding sequence ATGATTGAAGTCAATAACATAGAAAAGTCTTTTGGAGATGCCCGTATTTTAAAAGGAATCTCTACAACCTTCGAAAAGGGACAAACGAGTTTGGTAATCGGTCAAAGTGGATCTGGAAAAACGGTTTTTCTGAAATGCCTGCTTGGTTTATTCAAACCTGATGGCGGAGAAATTATTTACGACGATAGACCTCTCTCTACCATTACCGATGATGACAGAAGGAATTTACGTGCCGAAATGGGTATGGTATTTCAAGGAAGTGCCCTTTTTGATTCCATGACCATTTTAGAAAATGTGATGTTCCCATTACGAATGTTTACCAAGCAGAGTAAGAGCGAAATGGCAGACCGTGCCGATATTGTATTAAAGCGCGTTAATCTTGAAGGCGCACATAAAAAGATGCCAAGCGAAGCCTCAGGCGGTATGCAAAAGCGTGTGGCTATTGCAAGAGCCATTGTAAACAACCCAAAGTATTTGTTTTGTGATGAGCCTAACTCCGGTTTAGATCCTAAAACAGCTATGGTTATTGATAATCTCATTCAAGAGATTACCGCCGAATATAATATGACCACCATAATCAACACCCATGATATGAATTCTGTTATGGAAATTGGTGAAAAAATTGTATTCTTAAAAGACGGATTAAAAGAATGGGAAGGCTCTAGAGATAATATCTTTAAAACCGATAACCAAGCGGTTACCGATTTTGTGTATTCTTCAGAATTATTCAAGAAAGTTCAAAAGATGTATCTTGATGAAGATCATTAG
- a CDS encoding DUF389 domain-containing protein, with protein sequence MSDEHKFNFSEDEADEATNTNKDKAVEASKEAVKKDAKGLWQSFSKFMNELLDFRDDTDRDATVLAIKGDIPFKGATAWILVCSIFVASIGLNADSTAVVIGAMLISPLMGPILGVGLSIAINDIDTLKRSLINLAIMIVLSLLTAFLFFALFPLNEETSELFARTRPDIRDVLIAFFGGAALMIARTKKGTIASVIFGVAIATALMPPLCTAGYGLAEGNWQFFFGAMYLFSINTIFIALATFVVIKILRFPMLKYANSKKRKRISRLATLVAIVVMIPAIWTFLTVLQESKYQRDYKSFCENEVEANENLWLQKKSLDVENKKISLYFNGDISDATLSDLQNEMKDYENIQDFELVINANKTRNADRLLESLDRAYVDLDQKDNVISGLQKEIENLQSNITNLNKQVEANSGQSKVSFTNLSRDAKVRFNDLEYFGYAKMLASKDFINIDTLEVATVRWKVALADSVVARKERDLSTWLKKELKIDSIVIRRN encoded by the coding sequence ATGAGTGACGAGCATAAATTCAATTTCTCGGAAGACGAAGCTGACGAAGCAACCAATACCAATAAAGATAAAGCGGTAGAGGCCTCTAAGGAGGCAGTAAAAAAAGACGCTAAAGGTCTTTGGCAGAGCTTTTCTAAATTCATGAATGAACTTCTTGATTTTAGAGATGACACAGATCGTGATGCTACAGTTTTAGCTATAAAGGGTGATATTCCCTTTAAAGGTGCGACGGCTTGGATTTTGGTCTGTTCTATCTTTGTTGCGTCTATTGGTCTTAATGCCGATTCTACAGCAGTTGTAATTGGTGCCATGTTAATTTCACCATTAATGGGGCCTATCTTGGGAGTTGGCTTGTCTATTGCTATTAATGATATTGATACGCTTAAGCGATCTCTCATTAATTTGGCCATCATGATTGTGCTCAGTCTTTTAACAGCATTTTTATTCTTCGCGCTTTTTCCTCTTAATGAGGAAACTTCAGAGCTTTTTGCAAGAACACGCCCAGACATTCGGGACGTCTTAATTGCATTTTTTGGTGGCGCGGCTTTAATGATTGCCAGAACTAAAAAGGGAACCATTGCCTCGGTTATTTTTGGTGTCGCAATTGCAACAGCCTTAATGCCGCCTCTGTGTACTGCGGGTTATGGCTTGGCAGAGGGCAATTGGCAGTTCTTTTTTGGTGCGATGTATTTGTTCAGTATCAATACCATTTTTATCGCTTTAGCGACCTTTGTGGTCATCAAGATTTTGCGTTTTCCAATGCTGAAATATGCAAACTCCAAAAAACGTAAGCGCATTTCAAGATTGGCAACGCTTGTGGCAATTGTGGTTATGATTCCTGCAATTTGGACGTTTTTAACGGTACTTCAAGAAAGTAAATACCAGCGTGATTATAAAAGTTTTTGTGAAAATGAAGTTGAGGCCAACGAAAACTTATGGTTGCAAAAGAAAAGTCTTGATGTTGAAAACAAAAAAATAAGTCTTTATTTTAATGGGGATATTTCAGATGCCACGTTAAGTGATCTTCAAAATGAAATGAAGGATTATGAAAATATTCAAGATTTTGAATTGGTGATCAATGCCAATAAGACAAGAAATGCCGATCGATTATTAGAATCTCTCGATCGTGCCTATGTAGATCTTGATCAAAAAGACAATGTTATTTCTGGACTTCAAAAGGAGATAGAAAATCTTCAATCAAATATCACAAATTTAAACAAACAGGTTGAGGCCAATAGCGGTCAGTCAAAAGTGTCGTTTACCAATTTGTCTAGAGATGCTAAGGTTCGTTTTAATGATCTTGAGTATTTTGGATATGCTAAGATGCTGGCGTCAAAAGACTTTATCAATATTGACACACTAGAGGTGGCCACAGTACGTTGGAAAGTTGCTTTAGCCGATAGCGTAGTTGCGAGAAAAGAGAGAGATTTAAGTACTTGGCTCAAGAAGGAGCTTAAAATAGATTCTATAGTTATCAGAAGAAATTAA